Below is a genomic region from Pseudomonas sp. JQ170C.
GTTGTCATCGAAGCGCCGGGGCAGGCCCTGCGCTTGCGTTGGCCGGCGTGGCAGTCAGGCTTCGTCGACCACCGGGTTGACCAGGCTGCCAATGCCTTCGATAGACACTTCGACCACGTCGCCCGCCTTGAGGTAGACCTTCGGGTTCATGCCAAAGCCAACCCCGGCCGGCGTGCCACTGACGATCACGTCACCGGCTTCGAGGGTCACCGCTTCGCTCAAGGTGGCAATGATGGTGGCGACATCGAAGAGCATGTCGGTGGTGTTGGCCGACTGCACCACCTTGCCGTTCACCCGGGTCTGCAGCAGCAGGCCCTTGCCACCGGCCGGCAGCTCATCGGCCGTGACCAGGTCGGGGCCGAAGGCACCGGTGTCGTCGAAGTTCTTGCCCACGGTCCACTGCGGCGACTTGAACTGGTAGTCACGCACCGACGCCTCGTTGAACAGGGCATAGCCGGCGACGCAGGCCAGCGCCTGGTCCTTGGGAATGTGTCGACCGCCACTTTTGAGCACCACGGCCATTTCGCCTTCGTAGTCCAGGGTGTCGGAAATGCGTGGGCGCACCAACGGCTGATTGTGGGCCGTCAGGCTGGTGTTGAAGCGCGGGAACAGCGTGGGGTAATCGGGTTGGGCGTAGGGCGATTCTTTGGTGTGGTCTGCGTAGTTAAGGCCCACGCAGACGATTTTGCCGGGCTTGCGCATCAGGGGCAGGTAGTCCTGCTCGCCAATCTCCACCACCGGCCCCTGGGCACGGGCCCCGTAGGTGGTGAGGTCGACACCGTCGGCCAGCAGGGCTTCGAGGGTTTGCTCGCCCAGCACCTTGACCCCTTGCTCGGTACGTACACCCAGTGTCGGGCGGCCCTGGTGGTTGAAGTAGACATAGCGCATGGAAACGTTCCTCTGATTGTTATGGGATGGCCGCCCGGCGGGTCGGCGTGGACAGAAGCTAACTCCGCAACAAATATATCGTCAACCATAAAATATATTTTCTTGAGATTTTCGATAAAGAAGCCGGTGTGTATACTTTCGCTCATTCCGTTCCACGCCCGGACCCCGCCCATGAATCAAGCACCCCGCCCTGGCGACATCGCCGAGCTGACAGAAAAGCGCACCATGGCCTCACAGCTGGAGTGGCGCGTACGCCAGGACATCATCAACGGCAAGCTGGTGCCGGGCAGCAAACTGCGGCTCAAGGAGTTGGCCGAATCCTATGACGCAGGCGTGATTCCGCTGCGCGAGGCGCTTTCCAGGCTCGCCGCCACGGGGTTCGTGAGTTCAGAAGATCAGAAGGGATTCAGTGTCGGACGCATCTCTGCCGACGAGATTCGCGACATTACCCGCACGCGCCTGCACATCGAGTGCAAGGCGCTGGAGCTGTCGATTCGCAACGGTGATGTCGAGTGGGAAAGCCGCCTGAT
It encodes:
- a CDS encoding fumarylacetoacetate hydrolase family protein, encoding MRYVYFNHQGRPTLGVRTEQGVKVLGEQTLEALLADGVDLTTYGARAQGPVVEIGEQDYLPLMRKPGKIVCVGLNYADHTKESPYAQPDYPTLFPRFNTSLTAHNQPLVRPRISDTLDYEGEMAVVLKSGGRHIPKDQALACVAGYALFNEASVRDYQFKSPQWTVGKNFDDTGAFGPDLVTADELPAGGKGLLLQTRVNGKVVQSANTTDMLFDVATIIATLSEAVTLEAGDVIVSGTPAGVGFGMNPKVYLKAGDVVEVSIEGIGSLVNPVVDEA